GGTCGAGACGCGGTCGTTGGCGGCCTCGAGCTTCTCGGACAGGTCGATGTTCTCCTTGAAGACCCGCTCGAACTCGTCGGCGACCTCGTCGAGGAAGTCGTCGACCTCCTGCTCGTTGTAGCCCTTGACCGAGTGGCGGAACTCCTTGTGGTGGATGTCGAGCGGAGTGAGCTTCATGAGGCGGACCGCACCCTTCTAAAGCGCCTGTCATACGGCGGGATTGTACAGGATTCAGACACCGAGCCCGGCGAGCAGCCGCGCGATCATGCTCCCGCCGTAGGACAGCACCAGCAGAGCGATCATCGGCGAGAAGTCGAGTCCGCCCATCGACGGGACGAAGCGCCGGAACAGGCCGAGGTACGGCTCGCACACCTTGCCGAGCACGTGGTAGATCTCCCACATCGTCCCCGTCGGGCGGAACCACGACATGATCACGTACGCGAAGATCAGCAGGCCGTAGA
The sequence above is a segment of the Actinomycetota bacterium genome. Coding sequences within it:
- a CDS encoding YggT family protein, with the translated sequence MSWFRPTGTMWEIYHVLGKVCEPYLGLFRRFVPSMGGLDFSPMIALLVLSYGGSMIARLLAGLGV